From the Malus domestica chromosome 17, GDT2T_hap1 genome, one window contains:
- the LOC103442178 gene encoding protein WVD2-like 7 isoform X3: protein MGESTCLMQPFSYAAGIPNDAHEGNPIHALGQSVSFGRFVSESLAWEKWSTFSHNRYVEEAERYARPGSVAQKKAFFEAHYKKIAAQRAAALLEQANANVAAAAASENAPEPKSESRDLKTRISTSEVFVDEQKEEKVEEEVYEPNRGEESFGKYTNDHNANTEMEKFESRKVHPVDHEDQVSGENSVEVELSSQCADKDKEVNGMELTGAPQIERPLLKQSHRSNQEALTPAKTKKTRLFSSSKSSLAYHKAPKAPSSPAKSTAPSCSRRDDIITPLRKYPGAELDDKKKSTPKSLHKSVKFTPIRELSRLTSTVMRKIENSRVGASSSKTSKDCLTPLKTPTTVSRNEVHKRSTTTPCSEKRRAKTPLDPSASGTKTPVSKWRLLRTENKARSPFSSASITLRTEERAASRKKKLEEKFNANEERKVQVQRKLKEKEETEIGKYRQTLCFKARPLPDFYKERKSPKNEIHKVSVTLQSKNPGKKPTPSTVESSTSLPPSGASIKSIGSKNVQGRNDRTPGRNNRTPTCSLISRSFKTARENTSPNIQLGQHKLENKFLLEQK, encoded by the exons ATGGGAGAATCGACGTGTCTGATGCAGCCGTTCTCCTATGCTGCCGGCATCCCCAACGACGCACACGAG GGGAACCCGATTCATGCTCTTGGGCAGTCAGTGTCGTTCGGTAGGTTCGTGTCGGAGTCATTGGCTTGGGAGAAATGGTCCACATTTTCGCACAACCGGTATGTGGAGGAGGCCGAGAGGTACGCCCGCCCCGGTTCAGTTGCGCAGAAAAAGGCTTTCTTTGAAGCACATTACAAGAAAATCGCTGCTCAAAGAGCAGCCGCCTTGCTTGAACAAGCAAATGCTAATGTTGCTGCTGCCGCTGCATCAGAAAATGCACCCGAACCCAAATCTGAAAGCCGGGATCTAAAGACGAGGATTTCAACCTCTGAAGTGTTCGTCGACGAGCAGAAGGAAGAGAAAGTGGAAGAGGAGGTCTACGAGCCAAATCGAGGAGAAGAATCTTTTGGTAAATATACCAATGACCATAATGCTAACACTGAAATGGAGAAATTTGAAAGCCGTAAGGTGCACCCTGTAGATCATGAAGACCAAGTTTCGGGGGAGAATTCGGTTGAGGTAGAACTTTCGAGCCAATGTGCTGATAAAGACAAGGAGGTAAACGGCATGGAGCTCACCGGCGCACCCCAGATCGAAAGGCCTCTGTTAAAG CAGAGTCACAGATCGAATCAAGAAGCTTTGACACCAGCGAAAACGAAAAAAACCAGACTATTTAGTTCCTCCAAATCATCATTAGCATATCATAAAGCACCGAAAGCCCCATCTTCTCCAGCCAAATCCACAGCTCCTAGTTGTTCCCGAAGGGATGACATTATCACTCCATTGCGTAAATATCCGGGTGCAGAACTGGACGACAAGAAGAAATCAACTCCGAAATCACTTCACAAGTCGGTCAAATTTACGCCCATCAGGGAGCTTTCTAGACTGACTTCGACCGTCATGAGGAAGATTGAAAACTCAAGAGTTGGTGCTAGTTCTTCCAAGACATCAAAAGATTGCCTGACTCCTCTGAAGACTCCAACTACG GTATCTAGGAATGAGGTGCACAAACGTTCTACAACCACCCCGTGTTCAGAAAAGAGAAG GGCCAAAACACCGCTCGATCCCTCAGCCAGTGGAACCAAAACTCCTGTGTCCAAATGGCGTTTACTCCGTACAGA AAACAAGGCGAggtcaccattttcatcggctTCTATCACCTTAAGAACTGAAGAAAGAGCTGCAAGTAGAAAGAAG AAGCTCGAAGAAAAGTTCAATGCGAATGAGGAACGAAAGGTGCAGGTGCAAAGAAAACTCAAG GAGAAAGAAGAAACAGAAATTGGAAAGTACCGCCAAACCCTTTGCTTCAAGGCGAGGCCGCTTCCTGATTTCTATAAAGAACGAAAATCACCAAAGAACGAGATACATAAG GTTTCAGTGACTCTCCAGTCAAAGAACCCAGGGAAAAAGCCCACTCCAAGCACAGTTGAGAGCTCAACGTCTCTACCTCCTAGTGGAGCTTCAATCAAGAGCATTGGCTCCAAGAATGTCCAAGGAAGGAATGACCGAACCCCAGGAAGGAACAACCGAACCCCAACCTGTTCTCTCATTTCACGATCCTTTAAGACTGCTCGCGAGAATACATCTCCAAATATTCAGCTTGGACAACATAAGCTTGAAAACAAGTTTCTGTTGGAGCAGAAGTGA
- the LOC103442178 gene encoding protein WVD2-like 7 isoform X1, with the protein MGESTCLMQPFSYAAGIPNDAHEGNPIHALGQSVSFGRFVSESLAWEKWSTFSHNRYVEEAERYARPGSVAQKKAFFEAHYKKIAAQRAAALLEQANANVAAAAASENAPEPKSESRDLKTRISTSEVFVDEQKEEKVEEEVYEPNRGEESFGKYTNDHNANTEMEKFESRKVHPVDHEDQVSGENSVEVELSSQCADKDKEVNGMELTGAPQIERPLLKQSHRSNQEALTPAKTKKTRLFSSSKSSLAYHKAPKAPSSPAKSTAPSCSRRDDIITPLRKYPGAELDDKKKSTPKSLHKSVKFTPIRELSRLTSTVMRKIENSRVGASSSKTSKDCLTPLKTPTTVSRNEVHKRSTTTPCSEKRRAKTPLDPSASGTKTPVSKWRLLRTDCSKFLSACRNKARSPFSSASITLRTEERAASRKKKLEEKFNANEERKVQVQRKLKEKEETEIGKYRQTLCFKARPLPDFYKERKSPKNEIHKVSVTLQSKNPGKKPTPSTVESSTSLPPSGASIKSIGSKNVQGRNDRTPGRNNRTPTCSLISRSFKTARENTSPNIQLGQHKLENKFLLEQK; encoded by the exons ATGGGAGAATCGACGTGTCTGATGCAGCCGTTCTCCTATGCTGCCGGCATCCCCAACGACGCACACGAG GGGAACCCGATTCATGCTCTTGGGCAGTCAGTGTCGTTCGGTAGGTTCGTGTCGGAGTCATTGGCTTGGGAGAAATGGTCCACATTTTCGCACAACCGGTATGTGGAGGAGGCCGAGAGGTACGCCCGCCCCGGTTCAGTTGCGCAGAAAAAGGCTTTCTTTGAAGCACATTACAAGAAAATCGCTGCTCAAAGAGCAGCCGCCTTGCTTGAACAAGCAAATGCTAATGTTGCTGCTGCCGCTGCATCAGAAAATGCACCCGAACCCAAATCTGAAAGCCGGGATCTAAAGACGAGGATTTCAACCTCTGAAGTGTTCGTCGACGAGCAGAAGGAAGAGAAAGTGGAAGAGGAGGTCTACGAGCCAAATCGAGGAGAAGAATCTTTTGGTAAATATACCAATGACCATAATGCTAACACTGAAATGGAGAAATTTGAAAGCCGTAAGGTGCACCCTGTAGATCATGAAGACCAAGTTTCGGGGGAGAATTCGGTTGAGGTAGAACTTTCGAGCCAATGTGCTGATAAAGACAAGGAGGTAAACGGCATGGAGCTCACCGGCGCACCCCAGATCGAAAGGCCTCTGTTAAAG CAGAGTCACAGATCGAATCAAGAAGCTTTGACACCAGCGAAAACGAAAAAAACCAGACTATTTAGTTCCTCCAAATCATCATTAGCATATCATAAAGCACCGAAAGCCCCATCTTCTCCAGCCAAATCCACAGCTCCTAGTTGTTCCCGAAGGGATGACATTATCACTCCATTGCGTAAATATCCGGGTGCAGAACTGGACGACAAGAAGAAATCAACTCCGAAATCACTTCACAAGTCGGTCAAATTTACGCCCATCAGGGAGCTTTCTAGACTGACTTCGACCGTCATGAGGAAGATTGAAAACTCAAGAGTTGGTGCTAGTTCTTCCAAGACATCAAAAGATTGCCTGACTCCTCTGAAGACTCCAACTACG GTATCTAGGAATGAGGTGCACAAACGTTCTACAACCACCCCGTGTTCAGAAAAGAGAAG GGCCAAAACACCGCTCGATCCCTCAGCCAGTGGAACCAAAACTCCTGTGTCCAAATGGCGTTTACTCCGTACAGA TTGTTCAAAGTTTTTGAGTGCCTGCAGAAACAAGGCGAggtcaccattttcatcggctTCTATCACCTTAAGAACTGAAGAAAGAGCTGCAAGTAGAAAGAAG AAGCTCGAAGAAAAGTTCAATGCGAATGAGGAACGAAAGGTGCAGGTGCAAAGAAAACTCAAG GAGAAAGAAGAAACAGAAATTGGAAAGTACCGCCAAACCCTTTGCTTCAAGGCGAGGCCGCTTCCTGATTTCTATAAAGAACGAAAATCACCAAAGAACGAGATACATAAG GTTTCAGTGACTCTCCAGTCAAAGAACCCAGGGAAAAAGCCCACTCCAAGCACAGTTGAGAGCTCAACGTCTCTACCTCCTAGTGGAGCTTCAATCAAGAGCATTGGCTCCAAGAATGTCCAAGGAAGGAATGACCGAACCCCAGGAAGGAACAACCGAACCCCAACCTGTTCTCTCATTTCACGATCCTTTAAGACTGCTCGCGAGAATACATCTCCAAATATTCAGCTTGGACAACATAAGCTTGAAAACAAGTTTCTGTTGGAGCAGAAGTGA
- the LOC103442180 gene encoding uncharacterized protein → MKREGRQHGMVRTYRILPEPLNPRPATRHINKFESPPTAGLFTKVPTKPTNHSKFTGKCGKSKCTGCHIHPASKAKEKTKGNQKLKSSDVLSNHRLVTWRVVDGQTGLNNQLGLSATEMLDHLSNDYENDHDDGNDGHEIHGYAIGYYDDGNDDRTVENYVDDVDHHGDYEVMGFFNVDYVVDHQIEEDDGWCLVPQT, encoded by the coding sequence ATGAAGAGGGAGGGTCGCCAGCATGGGATGGTCCGGACATACCGGATCCTACCGGAACCGTTGAACCCAAGACCGGCAACCCGGCACATCAACAAGTTCGAGTCTCCGCCCACGGCCGGGTTGTTCACCAAGGTGCCAACCAAGCCCAccaaccactccaagttcacgGGCAAGTGCGGCAAGTCCAAGTGCACCGGGTGTCACATTCACCCGGCTTCCAAGGCCAAGGAAAAGACCAAGGGCAACCAAAAGCTCAAGTCGTCCGACGTCCTTTCCAATCATCGGTTGGTCACTTGGCGGGTCGTGGACGGGCAAACCGGCTTGAATAATCAATTGGGTTTGTCCGCCACGGAGATGTTGGATCATCTCTCTAACGATTATGAGAATGACCATGATGATGGCAATGACGGACATGAAATCCATGGTTATGCAATTGGATATTATGATGATGGAAATGATGATCGGACGGTGGAaaattatgttgatgatgttgatCATCATGGTGATTATGAAGTGATGGGTTTCTTTAACGTGGATTATGTGGTTGATCATCAAATTGAGGAAGATGATGGTTGGTGCTTAGTGCCACAAACGTGA
- the LOC103442182 gene encoding cystinosin homolog, whose product MERTGELQLKSEKSKRLHCIATKKKKKKKKKPFLSSHSCSVRALLTGLNLRLLGILPPPAKWESGGEREGMASWNSIPLEIIYEVMGWAAFVSWSVSFYPQVVLNFRRKSVVGLNFDFVVLNLTKHSSYLIYNATLYFSSAVQKQYFEKYGEKQMIPVAANDVAFSIHAVLLTAITLYQILIYERGNQKVSKISIGIVAAVWLGAAVCVFLALPSHSWLWLISIFNSIQVFMTCIKYIPQAVMNFLRKSTDGFSIGNILLDFSGGVANYAQMAMQSIDQDSWVNFYGNIGKTLLSLISIFFDLLFMGQHFVLYRGKKALISPKIINKESTEPLVKSSDDSVSENV is encoded by the exons ATGGAACGGACTGGCGAATTACAGTTGAAATCCGAAAAGTCGAAGCGATTGCATTGcattgcaacaaaaaaaaaaaaaaaaaaaaaaaaaaaaccctttctttcttctcactCTTGCTCTGTCCGCGCGCTTTTGACCGGACTAAATCTAAGGCTGCTCGGAATCCTCCCGCCGCCGGCTAAGTGGGAATCGGGAGGAGAGAGGGAAGGAATGGCGTCGTGGAATTCGATTCCTCTGGAAATCATATACGAAGTGATGGGATGGGCGGCGTTCGTGAGTTGGTCCGTCAGCTTCTATCCGCAAGTCGTTTTGAATTTCCGCCGGAAAAG TGTGGTGGGTCTGAACTTCGATTTCGTGGTGCTGAATTTGACCAAGCACTCCTCTTACCTCATTTACAACGCCACTCTCTACTTCAGCTCCGCCGTTCAGAAGCAGTACTTCGAAAAGTACGGCGAGAAACAG ATGATACCTGTTGCAGCAAATGATGTTGCTTTCTCTATTCATGCTGTTTTACTGACGGCAATTACCCTGTACCAAATATTAATCTATGAA CGCGGAAATCAGAAGGTCTCCAAGATTTCCATTGGAATTGTTGCTGCCGTGTGGTTAGGTGCTGCAGTTTGTGTTTTCTTAGCTTTGCCAAGCCATTCCTGGCTTTGGTTGATCTCCATTTTCAA CTCAATTCAAGTTTTTATGACATGCATAAAATATATTCCCCAG GCGGTCATGAACTTTTTGCGGAAGAGTACAGATGGATTCAGCATTGGCAACATTTTACTTGACTTTTCTGGAGGGGTGGCTAATTATGCACAAATGGCCATGCAGTCTATAGATCAAG ATTCTTGGGTGAACTTTTATGGAAATATAGGAAAGACTTTGCTGTCTTTG ATATCTATATTCTTTGACCTTCTATTCATGGGTCAACATTTCGTGCTGTATCGTGGAAAGAAAGCTCTGATCTCCCCTAAAATCATCAATAAGGAGAGCACAGAACCGCTTGTCAAGTCTTCCGATGACTCAGTTTCAGAAAACGTTTAG
- the LOC103442178 gene encoding protein WVD2-like 7 isoform X4, whose product MGESTCLMQPFSYAAGIPNDAHEGNPIHALGQSVSFGRFVSESLAWEKWSTFSHNRYVEEAERYARPGSVAQKKAFFEAHYKKIAAQRAAALLEQANANVAAAAASENAPEPKSESRDLKTRISTSEVFVDEQKEEKVEEEVYEPNRGEESFGKYTNDHNANTEMEKFESRKVHPVDHEDQVSGENSVEVELSSQCADKDKEVNGMELTGAPQIERPLLKSHRSNQEALTPAKTKKTRLFSSSKSSLAYHKAPKAPSSPAKSTAPSCSRRDDIITPLRKYPGAELDDKKKSTPKSLHKSVKFTPIRELSRLTSTVMRKIENSRVGASSSKTSKDCLTPLKTPTTVSRNEVHKRSTTTPCSEKRRAKTPLDPSASGTKTPVSKWRLLRTENKARSPFSSASITLRTEERAASRKKKLEEKFNANEERKVQVQRKLKEKEETEIGKYRQTLCFKARPLPDFYKERKSPKNEIHKVSVTLQSKNPGKKPTPSTVESSTSLPPSGASIKSIGSKNVQGRNDRTPGRNNRTPTCSLISRSFKTARENTSPNIQLGQHKLENKFLLEQK is encoded by the exons ATGGGAGAATCGACGTGTCTGATGCAGCCGTTCTCCTATGCTGCCGGCATCCCCAACGACGCACACGAG GGGAACCCGATTCATGCTCTTGGGCAGTCAGTGTCGTTCGGTAGGTTCGTGTCGGAGTCATTGGCTTGGGAGAAATGGTCCACATTTTCGCACAACCGGTATGTGGAGGAGGCCGAGAGGTACGCCCGCCCCGGTTCAGTTGCGCAGAAAAAGGCTTTCTTTGAAGCACATTACAAGAAAATCGCTGCTCAAAGAGCAGCCGCCTTGCTTGAACAAGCAAATGCTAATGTTGCTGCTGCCGCTGCATCAGAAAATGCACCCGAACCCAAATCTGAAAGCCGGGATCTAAAGACGAGGATTTCAACCTCTGAAGTGTTCGTCGACGAGCAGAAGGAAGAGAAAGTGGAAGAGGAGGTCTACGAGCCAAATCGAGGAGAAGAATCTTTTGGTAAATATACCAATGACCATAATGCTAACACTGAAATGGAGAAATTTGAAAGCCGTAAGGTGCACCCTGTAGATCATGAAGACCAAGTTTCGGGGGAGAATTCGGTTGAGGTAGAACTTTCGAGCCAATGTGCTGATAAAGACAAGGAGGTAAACGGCATGGAGCTCACCGGCGCACCCCAGATCGAAAGGCCTCTGTTAAAG AGTCACAGATCGAATCAAGAAGCTTTGACACCAGCGAAAACGAAAAAAACCAGACTATTTAGTTCCTCCAAATCATCATTAGCATATCATAAAGCACCGAAAGCCCCATCTTCTCCAGCCAAATCCACAGCTCCTAGTTGTTCCCGAAGGGATGACATTATCACTCCATTGCGTAAATATCCGGGTGCAGAACTGGACGACAAGAAGAAATCAACTCCGAAATCACTTCACAAGTCGGTCAAATTTACGCCCATCAGGGAGCTTTCTAGACTGACTTCGACCGTCATGAGGAAGATTGAAAACTCAAGAGTTGGTGCTAGTTCTTCCAAGACATCAAAAGATTGCCTGACTCCTCTGAAGACTCCAACTACG GTATCTAGGAATGAGGTGCACAAACGTTCTACAACCACCCCGTGTTCAGAAAAGAGAAG GGCCAAAACACCGCTCGATCCCTCAGCCAGTGGAACCAAAACTCCTGTGTCCAAATGGCGTTTACTCCGTACAGA AAACAAGGCGAggtcaccattttcatcggctTCTATCACCTTAAGAACTGAAGAAAGAGCTGCAAGTAGAAAGAAG AAGCTCGAAGAAAAGTTCAATGCGAATGAGGAACGAAAGGTGCAGGTGCAAAGAAAACTCAAG GAGAAAGAAGAAACAGAAATTGGAAAGTACCGCCAAACCCTTTGCTTCAAGGCGAGGCCGCTTCCTGATTTCTATAAAGAACGAAAATCACCAAAGAACGAGATACATAAG GTTTCAGTGACTCTCCAGTCAAAGAACCCAGGGAAAAAGCCCACTCCAAGCACAGTTGAGAGCTCAACGTCTCTACCTCCTAGTGGAGCTTCAATCAAGAGCATTGGCTCCAAGAATGTCCAAGGAAGGAATGACCGAACCCCAGGAAGGAACAACCGAACCCCAACCTGTTCTCTCATTTCACGATCCTTTAAGACTGCTCGCGAGAATACATCTCCAAATATTCAGCTTGGACAACATAAGCTTGAAAACAAGTTTCTGTTGGAGCAGAAGTGA
- the LOC103442178 gene encoding protein WVD2-like 7 isoform X2: MGESTCLMQPFSYAAGIPNDAHEGNPIHALGQSVSFGRFVSESLAWEKWSTFSHNRYVEEAERYARPGSVAQKKAFFEAHYKKIAAQRAAALLEQANANVAAAAASENAPEPKSESRDLKTRISTSEVFVDEQKEEKVEEEVYEPNRGEESFGKYTNDHNANTEMEKFESRKVHPVDHEDQVSGENSVEVELSSQCADKDKEVNGMELTGAPQIERPLLKSHRSNQEALTPAKTKKTRLFSSSKSSLAYHKAPKAPSSPAKSTAPSCSRRDDIITPLRKYPGAELDDKKKSTPKSLHKSVKFTPIRELSRLTSTVMRKIENSRVGASSSKTSKDCLTPLKTPTTVSRNEVHKRSTTTPCSEKRRAKTPLDPSASGTKTPVSKWRLLRTDCSKFLSACRNKARSPFSSASITLRTEERAASRKKKLEEKFNANEERKVQVQRKLKEKEETEIGKYRQTLCFKARPLPDFYKERKSPKNEIHKVSVTLQSKNPGKKPTPSTVESSTSLPPSGASIKSIGSKNVQGRNDRTPGRNNRTPTCSLISRSFKTARENTSPNIQLGQHKLENKFLLEQK, from the exons ATGGGAGAATCGACGTGTCTGATGCAGCCGTTCTCCTATGCTGCCGGCATCCCCAACGACGCACACGAG GGGAACCCGATTCATGCTCTTGGGCAGTCAGTGTCGTTCGGTAGGTTCGTGTCGGAGTCATTGGCTTGGGAGAAATGGTCCACATTTTCGCACAACCGGTATGTGGAGGAGGCCGAGAGGTACGCCCGCCCCGGTTCAGTTGCGCAGAAAAAGGCTTTCTTTGAAGCACATTACAAGAAAATCGCTGCTCAAAGAGCAGCCGCCTTGCTTGAACAAGCAAATGCTAATGTTGCTGCTGCCGCTGCATCAGAAAATGCACCCGAACCCAAATCTGAAAGCCGGGATCTAAAGACGAGGATTTCAACCTCTGAAGTGTTCGTCGACGAGCAGAAGGAAGAGAAAGTGGAAGAGGAGGTCTACGAGCCAAATCGAGGAGAAGAATCTTTTGGTAAATATACCAATGACCATAATGCTAACACTGAAATGGAGAAATTTGAAAGCCGTAAGGTGCACCCTGTAGATCATGAAGACCAAGTTTCGGGGGAGAATTCGGTTGAGGTAGAACTTTCGAGCCAATGTGCTGATAAAGACAAGGAGGTAAACGGCATGGAGCTCACCGGCGCACCCCAGATCGAAAGGCCTCTGTTAAAG AGTCACAGATCGAATCAAGAAGCTTTGACACCAGCGAAAACGAAAAAAACCAGACTATTTAGTTCCTCCAAATCATCATTAGCATATCATAAAGCACCGAAAGCCCCATCTTCTCCAGCCAAATCCACAGCTCCTAGTTGTTCCCGAAGGGATGACATTATCACTCCATTGCGTAAATATCCGGGTGCAGAACTGGACGACAAGAAGAAATCAACTCCGAAATCACTTCACAAGTCGGTCAAATTTACGCCCATCAGGGAGCTTTCTAGACTGACTTCGACCGTCATGAGGAAGATTGAAAACTCAAGAGTTGGTGCTAGTTCTTCCAAGACATCAAAAGATTGCCTGACTCCTCTGAAGACTCCAACTACG GTATCTAGGAATGAGGTGCACAAACGTTCTACAACCACCCCGTGTTCAGAAAAGAGAAG GGCCAAAACACCGCTCGATCCCTCAGCCAGTGGAACCAAAACTCCTGTGTCCAAATGGCGTTTACTCCGTACAGA TTGTTCAAAGTTTTTGAGTGCCTGCAGAAACAAGGCGAggtcaccattttcatcggctTCTATCACCTTAAGAACTGAAGAAAGAGCTGCAAGTAGAAAGAAG AAGCTCGAAGAAAAGTTCAATGCGAATGAGGAACGAAAGGTGCAGGTGCAAAGAAAACTCAAG GAGAAAGAAGAAACAGAAATTGGAAAGTACCGCCAAACCCTTTGCTTCAAGGCGAGGCCGCTTCCTGATTTCTATAAAGAACGAAAATCACCAAAGAACGAGATACATAAG GTTTCAGTGACTCTCCAGTCAAAGAACCCAGGGAAAAAGCCCACTCCAAGCACAGTTGAGAGCTCAACGTCTCTACCTCCTAGTGGAGCTTCAATCAAGAGCATTGGCTCCAAGAATGTCCAAGGAAGGAATGACCGAACCCCAGGAAGGAACAACCGAACCCCAACCTGTTCTCTCATTTCACGATCCTTTAAGACTGCTCGCGAGAATACATCTCCAAATATTCAGCTTGGACAACATAAGCTTGAAAACAAGTTTCTGTTGGAGCAGAAGTGA